A stretch of DNA from Candidatus Saccharibacteria bacterium oral taxon 488:
TCCATTCCATACTGGCACGCCGGCGTGCTTCGCTAGATCTTCTACCGTTTTGTGTGCAAAACCGCGGAACTCAATACCGTCAAACATCCGGCCCAGCACCTTGGCGGTGTCCTCGACCGTCTCTTTCTTGCCAAGCTGAATATCGTCCTTGCCAAGATATTCCGGCGCGATACCGAGGTCGTTAGCCGCCACCGTAAAGGCGCAGCGCGTCCTGGTTGAGGTTTTTTCAAACAATAGCGCAATATTCTTGCCCTCATGAATCCGATGCGGCGTACCAGCGTACTTCATCCGCTTATACTCATTCGCCGTCGTTAGTAGCAACCGAATGTCACCCGCGGTAAAATCACCCAGTGTCAAAAATGATCGCCCTTTCAAACTTTGTGCCATTATACATCCTCCCGTACTAGCGGCATACTCATACAGCGCGGACCGCCGCGGCCGCGACCAAGCTCAGCACCGCTGACTTCAATAACTTCAACGCCGTGCTCGCGCAGTTTTTGGTTGGTGACGTAGTTGCGGTCATACGTCACCACCACGCCCGGCGCAATCGCCAAGGTATTGGAGCCGTCGTTCCACTGCTCGCGGGCTGCTGCGATCGGATCGCCGCCGCCACATTCGATCAGGGTAACGCTCGGTAGGCCCAAGGCTACTCGCAAGACATGCTCGAGATCCGTCTCATGCGTAATGCGCGGGAACGGCTGACCCTCAACCTTTTCCAATACGAAACAATTCATCTTGCCGCCACGATCGCGGATTTCTGGATGAATGGTAAACTTGTCCCGATCAATCATAGTAAATACCGTGTCCAGGTGCATGAAGGCGTGCGACTTTGGAATCTCCATGGCAACGACTTTCTTAAAGCCAGAGCCAGCAAACAGTTTCGTCGCCATCTTTTCAATCGCCTCAGCCGTGGTGCGCTCCGATACGCCGATGGCCATCACTTCACTGCTCAATACCAGCTCATCGCCACCTTCGATTGAGAACTTTTCGTGACGATCATACCACACCGGCACATTCTTATTAGCAAACCGCGGATGATGATCAATGATGTAGCGCATGAACAGCGACTCACGGCGACGCGCTGGCCAGTGCATCTTGTTGATCGTCAGACCATGACCGATGGTCGCAGCTGGGTCGCGGGTAAAGTATAGATTTGGCATTGGATCGAGATAGAATGGATAGTGATTTTTCTCAATCATATTATGCAATTGCTGGTGCTGGTCTGGCGGCAGCGTGATCTCATCCTTGCGCACACCAGCCATAATTTTACGCACCATCGCGTTCGTCGGTAGATCCAGCAGGAACTGGCGCAGCACCCTGGTGACGCGGCGTGACCCTTGCTTCGAATTTGCCAACATTTCATCAACAAACTGCTCACGTAGTTGATCAGTATATAGCGCTTCGGTCACCAGCTGATCGAGATACAACACCTCGACACCGTGATCACGCAGCACCCCAGCAAACGCATCATGCTCCTTTTGGGCGACCTGCAAATACGGAATGTCGTCAAACAGCAGATCAGTCAAGTAGTCTGGTGTTAAGTTTTCTAATTCTTCGCCCGGACGATGCAACAGCACCGCCTTGAGTCGGCCAATTTCTGATGTAATATGTAATGGATCCATACCCCCATCCCCTTTTTGTTTATGGTTATACTAACAATATAGCATATACCGACCAGAACGCAAGCGTCATCCAGAGGCTAGCTCACCGCCGAATGATGGCTAACGACGACTCGACTGTCAGCCGAGCCGGGTGGCGCCTCAGCCACTCATCGACCGCCCGCGCGGCGCCCGGCAAGGCTTCATTGGCATAGTCATCAACGATGATAGTCGCCGTTTTCTGAAACTTGCCGTCGCACAGGCGAAATGAATCGGCAATTGATTCATAAAAATCGCCGTCAAAAAACGCAAAACTGATACTTTCCGGCACGTCCTCAGGAGTGAAATCAGCAAACCAGCCTTTGTGAATAATTGGCAGTTTCAAGCCAGCCTTTTTAAAATTCTGGATGAAGGTTTTGCGCGGCGCCAACAATTCGCCAGCTTTGAACTGCTCGCCGGCAGCGCTGTTGTCTGCTTGAGTTTTTTCTGGTAGGCCAGCAAACGAATCGTAAACATGAAACTCACCAGCAAAATTATAGGCGTCCAATAGCCGCCGAATGAACAAACTAGTTGTGCCGACATAACAACCAAACTCCACAACGTTACCAGTCGCGCCGCTTCGTAGCACCGTCTCCAGCTCCCGCAGCAAAACGCCGAGTTCTTTGGCGTCAACTTGATTGGAAATGATGGGATATTTGGCGAGGAGTCGGTCGGTGATCATTACTACTATTAGTATACCAGTTTCTCTTCATGCTAAAATCATAGTATGAAAATTGCTAGTCCTGCGTTCGCCGAAAACGCTAAAATACCAAAAGTTTACTCCAAGCTCGGCGGCAACCAACGCCCGCCGCTCGAGATCAGCGACGTGCCAACAGACGCCAAAAGTCTGGTAGTTGTCTGCCATGACCCTGATGCGCCTGGGCGCGATGGATTTTATCATTGGACGGTTTGGAATTTGCCGAGCAAAACCACTGAAATTACTAGCGAGTCACTGTCCCTAGGCGCCGTCGAAGGGGTTACCAGTTGGGGCCGTCCTGGTTGGGGCGGGCCGCAGCCGCCGTTTGGCACACACCGCTATCAATTTTACGTGTACGCGCTGAACACGACACTGGACTTACCAAGCGACACCAAACCAAAAGAGCTCATCGCTGCCCTCACGCCGCACACCATCGACCAAGCTATGCTGACTGGAAAATTTGGCGTGTTGGATATTTTGCGGCGGAGCTCGTGATTTAATTGTTCTAGAGATAATTTATTGAACACTAAATAGTATAAAAAGTTAACACAAACAAGTTGTATTGAGATGCTCTATTATATTACGTGCATGAAACTCAATAAATGCTGGCGGCAAAGCATTTCCAATCATCGTAGCAACACCAGCTTTGCCCGATCTGAACGAAAACTTATAATTAACAGGGAATGTCTGCAAAAGCGCTGCCTCTCGAAGTGTAATAACACGATCTTCCTCTGGATGTAAAAATCGACCCTTTGACGGGTTATTACATCCTCCCGTAATAGTCGGTGCAGGCTTATCCCACGCCATACGACCATAGACATCCTTAAATCCATTCGTTCGTTTATGACATTCAAGTTGATATTCTTCACTGAGATCGGTACGACTACCGCCGTCTTTTGGAATCATAGTAATAAGTCTTTTCACTTTTTCAGTAGGATTACTCAAGGCATCATGCAGTGGATCATTACTCAACCCAGCAATTGGCAGAAGTGATATAGCGTCGCGAACAGTTACTACTTTATCTTCGTCAACTTCTTGCTTTACAACTTTTATATTATCAAGTCGAGAAGCTAGCATAATCATACGCCTACGACCCTGGGGGACTCCATAGTTAGACATCTTTAATACCTTATGGTCGACGTGATAACCAATATTTTTAAGCTCTTCAATTAATCTTTTTAATCGAACATCCTTATTGAGTGCTGGTACATTCTCCATCATGATAGTCTTTGGCTGAAGCGCTGTCGCAAAACGAAACACCTCATAGATAAGCTCGTTTCTCGGGTCATTTCTTTGACCTCTATTGCGAGTACCTATCGTTGAGTAGCCCTGACACGGCGGACAGCCAGCTAGCAAATCTAATTCTCCACTCATTAAGCCGAGCTCTTCCATATATTTAATCGGGTCCACCTTTGTAATATCACTAACCTTGAGATTAACCCTTGGGTGGTTCATTTGATAACTTTCGGCGTAGGTTGGCACACTTTCAATGGCGCCAATAACATTAAAACCAGCCTGCTTTAAGCCTTGCGTTAATCCACCAGCCCCACTGAAAAGATCAATTGCTGTTCGTTTTTTCACTCTTCATCCACCTTTCGTTTTGAACTGATGAAATTACTACAACTATTGTATCTATTATCGAAAATTTTGTGTAGTCTTTGGCGTTTTAATCTTTATCGAGTACTATGTCATGTAGACCAGAGTCGTAATAGTAGTTGACA
This window harbors:
- the arcA gene encoding arginine deiminase; this encodes MDPLHITSEIGRLKAVLLHRPGEELENLTPDYLTDLLFDDIPYLQVAQKEHDAFAGVLRDHGVEVLYLDQLVTEALYTDQLREQFVDEMLANSKQGSRRVTRVLRQFLLDLPTNAMVRKIMAGVRKDEITLPPDQHQQLHNMIEKNHYPFYLDPMPNLYFTRDPAATIGHGLTINKMHWPARRRESLFMRYIIDHHPRFANKNVPVWYDRHEKFSIEGGDELVLSSEVMAIGVSERTTAEAIEKMATKLFAGSGFKKVVAMEIPKSHAFMHLDTVFTMIDRDKFTIHPEIRDRGGKMNCFVLEKVEGQPFPRITHETDLEHVLRVALGLPSVTLIECGGGDPIAAAREQWNDGSNTLAIAPGVVVTYDRNYVTNQKLREHGVEVIEVSGAELGRGRGGPRCMSMPLVREDV
- a CDS encoding DNA cytosine methyltransferase, whose protein sequence is MKKRTAIDLFSGAGGLTQGLKQAGFNVIGAIESVPTYAESYQMNHPRVNLKVSDITKVDPIKYMEELGLMSGELDLLAGCPPCQGYSTIGTRNRGQRNDPRNELIYEVFRFATALQPKTIMMENVPALNKDVRLKRLIEELKNIGYHVDHKVLKMSNYGVPQGRRRMIMLASRLDNIKVVKQEVDEDKVVTVRDAISLLPIAGLSNDPLHDALSNPTEKVKRLITMIPKDGGSRTDLSEEYQLECHKRTNGFKDVYGRMAWDKPAPTITGGCNNPSKGRFLHPEEDRVITLREAALLQTFPVNYKFSFRSGKAGVATMIGNALPPAFIEFHARNIIEHLNTTCLC
- a CDS encoding YbhB/YbcL family Raf kinase inhibitor-like protein, which encodes MKIASPAFAENAKIPKVYSKLGGNQRPPLEISDVPTDAKSLVVVCHDPDAPGRDGFYHWTVWNLPSKTTEITSESLSLGAVEGVTSWGRPGWGGPQPPFGTHRYQFYVYALNTTLDLPSDTKPKELIAALTPHTIDQAMLTGKFGVLDILRRSS